A part of bacterium genomic DNA contains:
- a CDS encoding putative nucleotidyltransferase substrate binding domain-containing protein, with product MIVEEIAEFLGQVPAFRLLGPDELRELAGRIQVEFSPAGTALLTAGGPPSAFLRIVASGGVKVSVAAGEAGEVDIDYRSKGAAIGYLSLFSGERSRVNVTAAEDTVCYLIPWEPFHALLERRPDVREFFTKSFIATYLDKAFGDLRASCLGLRNGEQLLFSTPVRELVRRRPVSAPVGISIREAARVMARHRVSSLVLTGRGGEPLAILTDRDLRERVAAEGRDAAAPVAGIMTPIRLAAKPDDTCFDALLTMLRNNVHHLPVLEGGRFVGMVTNHDLMLLQGNSPISLVREIEHQRDIDGLAAAARQVDCMIELLLREGAKAGNVSRVITEINDRLVRKALQLVERPLGPAPLPWCWIVFGSEGRREQTFKTDQDNGIIYADTEDPELEARARRWFAAFTPGARDALARCGFPPCPAGYTAATPEWCRPLGGWKHVFTEWISTPTAEAVLHSLIFFDFRPLEDPAGLAAELRAHLTAAIARTPAFLGFLAAQIVRNPPPLGFLQRFVVEKEGEHKDRLNLKLKAIAPIVDLARLFALEKGVPETGTLDRLRALRRTHTIVGSYGEELEQAFEFLMSLRLHHQLGQVAAGREPDNFVDPGDLSALERKTAREAFSLVSRLQNLVIERYRASIL from the coding sequence ATGATCGTCGAGGAGATCGCCGAGTTCCTCGGGCAGGTCCCCGCCTTCCGCCTCCTGGGCCCGGACGAGCTGCGCGAGCTGGCCGGGCGCATCCAGGTTGAGTTCTCGCCCGCCGGCACCGCGCTCCTGACGGCGGGGGGCCCCCCCAGCGCCTTCCTGCGGATCGTCGCCTCCGGGGGCGTCAAGGTCAGCGTTGCCGCCGGCGAGGCCGGCGAGGTCGACATCGACTACCGCTCGAAGGGCGCGGCGATCGGCTACCTCTCGCTCTTCTCCGGCGAGCGCTCGCGGGTCAACGTCACCGCCGCCGAGGACACCGTCTGCTACCTGATCCCCTGGGAGCCGTTCCACGCCCTGTTGGAGCGGCGGCCGGACGTGCGCGAGTTCTTCACGAAGAGCTTCATCGCCACGTACCTCGACAAGGCCTTCGGCGACCTGCGGGCCTCCTGCCTCGGCCTGCGCAACGGGGAGCAGCTGCTCTTCTCGACGCCGGTGCGCGAGCTCGTGCGCCGCCGGCCGGTGAGCGCCCCCGTGGGGATCTCGATCCGCGAGGCCGCGCGGGTCATGGCGCGCCACCGCGTCAGCTCGCTGGTGCTGACGGGGCGCGGGGGAGAGCCGCTCGCCATCCTCACGGACCGCGATCTGCGCGAGCGCGTCGCCGCCGAAGGAAGGGACGCGGCGGCGCCGGTCGCCGGCATCATGACCCCCATCCGGCTCGCGGCGAAGCCCGACGACACCTGCTTCGACGCCCTGCTGACGATGCTCCGCAACAACGTGCACCACCTGCCGGTCCTCGAGGGGGGACGCTTCGTCGGCATGGTCACCAACCACGACCTGATGCTCCTCCAGGGGAACTCGCCGATCTCGCTCGTGCGCGAGATCGAGCACCAGCGGGACATCGACGGCCTCGCCGCCGCCGCGCGGCAGGTGGACTGCATGATCGAGCTGCTGCTGCGCGAGGGGGCGAAGGCGGGCAACGTCAGCCGCGTCATCACCGAGATCAACGACCGCCTCGTGCGCAAGGCGCTGCAGCTGGTGGAGCGCCCCCTGGGGCCGGCGCCGCTGCCGTGGTGCTGGATCGTCTTCGGCAGCGAGGGCAGGCGTGAGCAGACCTTCAAGACCGACCAGGACAACGGCATCATCTACGCGGACACCGAGGACCCGGAGCTGGAGGCGCGAGCACGCCGCTGGTTCGCCGCGTTCACGCCGGGGGCGCGCGACGCGCTCGCCCGCTGCGGCTTCCCGCCCTGCCCCGCCGGCTACACGGCGGCCACCCCCGAGTGGTGCCGGCCCCTGGGGGGCTGGAAGCACGTCTTCACGGAGTGGATCTCCACGCCGACGGCCGAGGCCGTGCTCCACTCGCTGATCTTCTTCGACTTCCGCCCGCTCGAGGACCCCGCGGGCCTCGCCGCGGAGCTGCGCGCGCACCTGACGGCCGCGATCGCGCGAACGCCGGCGTTCCTCGGCTTCCTTGCCGCCCAGATCGTGCGCAACCCCCCGCCGCTGGGTTTTCTGCAGCGGTTCGTCGTCGAGAAGGAAGGAGAACACAAGGACCGGCTGAACCTCAAGCTCAAGGCGATCGCCCCGATCGTGGACCTGGCGCGCCTGTTCGCGCTCGAGAAGGGCGTCCCCGAGACCGGGACGCTCGATCGACTGCGGGCGCTGCGGCGGACGCACACGATCGTCGGCAGCTACGGCGAGGAGCTCGAGCAGGCCTTCGAGTTCCTGATGTCGCTGCGCCTGCACCATCAGCTCGGCCAGGTCGCCGCCGGCCGGGAGCCGGACAATTTCGTCGACCCGGGGGACCTCAGCGCCCTGGAGCGCAAGACCGCGCGCGAGGCCTTCTCGCTCGTCTCGCGGCTGCAGAACCTCGTCATCGAGCGCTACCGGGCGTCGATCCTCTGA